The following proteins are encoded in a genomic region of Sneathiella marina:
- a CDS encoding Lrp/AsnC family transcriptional regulator codes for MDIFDRKILSVLQTNSRQTAEKIGEIVGLSSAAVQKRIKKMRDAKIILKEIAVLDPAQLNQNVTVIVEVSLNQENKEVLDAFKKRMLHAPQVQQCYYTTGVADFIVIVVVKDMAEYTEFTHEYFFSSSQVNKFTSSVVMDRVKTELSIRVYD; via the coding sequence ATGGATATCTTTGATCGCAAAATACTTTCTGTTTTACAGACTAACTCGCGCCAGACAGCTGAAAAAATAGGTGAGATTGTGGGCTTGTCTTCTGCAGCAGTTCAAAAACGCATTAAAAAGATGCGTGACGCGAAAATTATTCTTAAGGAAATCGCCGTACTGGACCCAGCGCAATTGAACCAAAACGTGACTGTAATTGTTGAAGTATCTTTGAACCAGGAAAACAAAGAAGTGCTTGATGCGTTTAAAAAACGCATGCTTCACGCACCACAAGTACAGCAATGTTACTACACAACCGGTGTGGCTGATTTCATTGTGATTGTGGTCGTTAAGGATATGGCCGAGTACACGGAATTTACACATGAGTATTTCTTCAGCTCCTCGCAGGTAAACAAATTTACGAGCTCAGTTGTTATGGACAGAGTCAAAACCGAACTGAGTATTCGAGTGTATGATTAG
- a CDS encoding amidohydrolase: MCKTTDTVRTCELDPSLRDYMVEFRHDVHRLPELGFREKRTSDCVAEALRSFNIEVFQNKGVVGVLKAGNSQRVIALRAELDALPIQETSTHDYASIVPKTMHACGHDGHMAMLLGAAKYLSETRAFDGTVIFIFQPNEENGLGAKAMLEEEVLARFGIEEIYAIHNLPGAPLGEISTRAGLICNSESLFEIEIKGQGGHASMPDVGVDTILVGSEVVQALQTIVARKLPPGSGAVVSVTEFITDGARNILPGLTILKGDVRAQNPEHRTKIERLMRQIATGVAATHDVEVHVKFQTEFIETINHSENAAAVVRVAKRVTNQVIADREPMSFSEDFAYFLAAIPGCLLLLGNGVEDVHGKPLHSSNYDFNDDALMIGARFWASLVAERLPIGDA; the protein is encoded by the coding sequence ATGTGCAAAACAACAGACACTGTAAGAACTTGTGAACTGGACCCGTCACTGCGCGATTACATGGTTGAATTTCGCCATGATGTGCATCGTCTTCCAGAGCTTGGATTTCGTGAAAAACGCACGTCAGATTGTGTCGCAGAGGCGCTGCGAAGTTTTAATATAGAAGTTTTTCAAAACAAGGGCGTTGTCGGGGTCCTTAAAGCAGGTAATTCTCAAAGAGTTATCGCATTGAGGGCTGAATTGGATGCACTTCCCATTCAGGAAACCTCCACGCATGACTATGCGTCCATCGTTCCCAAAACGATGCATGCCTGTGGGCATGACGGGCATATGGCTATGCTGTTGGGCGCTGCAAAATATTTATCTGAAACTCGGGCCTTTGACGGAACAGTCATTTTCATTTTTCAGCCAAATGAAGAAAATGGTTTGGGTGCAAAAGCGATGTTGGAAGAAGAGGTTCTTGCTCGGTTTGGGATCGAGGAAATTTATGCAATTCACAATTTACCGGGAGCACCACTTGGCGAAATTTCTACTCGAGCCGGTCTAATTTGCAATAGCGAAAGCTTGTTTGAAATAGAGATTAAGGGGCAAGGTGGCCATGCCTCAATGCCCGACGTTGGAGTAGACACGATTTTGGTTGGATCAGAAGTTGTCCAGGCGCTTCAGACAATCGTTGCGCGTAAACTTCCACCAGGAAGTGGTGCTGTTGTTTCGGTGACGGAATTCATCACCGACGGTGCTCGCAATATACTTCCGGGGCTCACTATTTTGAAAGGCGATGTTCGAGCTCAAAATCCGGAGCATCGAACTAAGATAGAGCGCTTAATGCGACAGATCGCGACCGGAGTAGCTGCTACACATGATGTCGAAGTTCACGTCAAATTTCAAACCGAGTTCATAGAAACAATCAACCATTCTGAAAATGCGGCAGCCGTTGTCCGTGTCGCCAAAAGAGTGACGAACCAGGTTATTGCGGATCGCGAACCCATGTCATTTTCTGAGGATTTTGCTTATTTTTTGGCCGCTATTCCAGGATGCCTTTTGCTTTTGGGTAATGGGGTAGAGGATGTACATGGCAAACCGTTGCACTCCTCAAATTATGATTTTAACGATGATGCATTGATGATCGGTGCTCGGTTTTGGGCAAGCCTGGTCGCAGAACGTTTGCCAATTGGAGATGCCTAG
- a CDS encoding diaminopropionate ammonia-lyase, which translates to MFSFFDRSEIDIVRYTPKKGNAHSTVLTPRDFADAAKEIKAWNNYTPTPLLRLTSLASELNVKDILYKDEGPRFGLGSFKALGGAYAALKILRREIDKKQTAIGLAGGVTLEDVREGRFAKEASNITLVSATDGNHGRSLAWGCHRFGAPCRIYIHAEVSEGRATAMRKLGATVIRIKGDYDASVRLARLEAEKNGWFVVSDTSWEGYTDPPRDVMAGYGVMVGEIAENLKMPPTHVFLQGGVGGLAASVCAAFRQYWGDSCPRVIIVEPDRAACLFESAKAGETKTVKIERETVMAGLSCGEPSDMAWSILKEEAQDFMTITDEVVVPTLRLLKSPVGTDPVVEAGESAVAGLAATILASRREELRDALEMDGNSVIVVVGSEGITDPAVHAELMKEADHA; encoded by the coding sequence ATGTTCAGTTTTTTTGACAGATCTGAAATAGACATTGTCCGTTACACACCAAAAAAGGGGAACGCACATTCTACAGTCTTGACACCAAGGGATTTTGCCGATGCCGCTAAAGAAATTAAAGCCTGGAATAATTACACGCCAACGCCACTGCTTCGATTGACGAGTTTGGCATCCGAGTTAAACGTGAAAGACATCCTTTACAAGGATGAAGGCCCACGTTTTGGCCTAGGAAGTTTTAAAGCACTTGGCGGAGCTTATGCCGCGCTGAAAATTTTGCGACGTGAAATCGATAAAAAACAAACAGCCATAGGCTTAGCTGGTGGTGTAACCCTTGAGGATGTTCGCGAAGGGCGCTTCGCCAAAGAGGCATCTAATATAACTCTTGTATCTGCGACAGATGGAAATCACGGTCGCTCTTTGGCGTGGGGGTGTCACAGGTTTGGTGCACCTTGTCGTATTTATATCCACGCAGAAGTAAGTGAGGGGAGGGCGACAGCCATGCGGAAGCTGGGAGCGACGGTCATCCGGATAAAAGGTGATTATGATGCGTCAGTTCGGCTTGCCCGGCTTGAAGCAGAGAAAAATGGCTGGTTTGTCGTTTCTGATACCTCGTGGGAGGGTTACACGGATCCACCGCGGGACGTAATGGCCGGTTACGGTGTAATGGTTGGAGAAATAGCCGAAAATCTCAAAATGCCCCCGACCCATGTCTTCTTGCAAGGTGGCGTTGGTGGGCTTGCAGCGTCTGTCTGCGCAGCGTTTCGACAATATTGGGGAGACAGCTGTCCACGGGTCATCATCGTAGAACCGGACCGCGCAGCCTGTTTGTTCGAGAGTGCTAAGGCTGGCGAAACGAAAACCGTAAAGATTGAACGTGAAACGGTAATGGCTGGTTTGTCCTGCGGAGAGCCATCTGATATGGCATGGTCAATTCTAAAAGAAGAGGCTCAGGACTTTATGACTATTACCGATGAAGTTGTCGTCCCGACACTTCGTTTGTTAAAATCTCCCGTCGGCACAGACCCGGTCGTAGAGGCTGGCGAATCTGCCGTCGCCGGCTTGGCTGCGACAATCTTGGCGTCCCGAAGGGAGGAACTGCGAGATGCTCTTGAAATGGATGGGAATTCGGTAATAGTTGTTGTCGGGTCTGAGGGAATAACGGATCCCGCAGTTCATGCCGAATTGATGAAAGAAGCTGATCACGCCTGA